One Desulfobulbus propionicus DSM 2032 DNA segment encodes these proteins:
- a CDS encoding amino acid ABC transporter ATP-binding protein, protein MNAADPIIRLQQINKFFGTFRALADVSLDIRSGEKVVVLGPSGSGKSTLLRTINRLESIDSGTIIVDGHNLYGEGADINRIRMEVGMVFQNFNLFRHKSVLDNLTLAPIKLKMMGRAQAEELAMSLLDKVGMRDRAHHFPVQLSGGQQQRVAIARALAMEPKIMLFDEPTSALDPEMINEVLEVMVALAREGMTMVVVTHEMGFAREVADTVVFMDAGAIVEVAPPQAFFTTPQNPRSQLFLKQILAPATR, encoded by the coding sequence ATGAACGCCGCTGATCCGATTATCCGCCTGCAGCAGATCAATAAATTTTTTGGAACATTTCGAGCGCTGGCCGATGTCAGCCTCGATATCCGGTCCGGGGAAAAGGTCGTGGTGCTCGGACCTTCGGGCTCGGGCAAGTCGACCCTGCTCCGGACCATCAACCGATTGGAGTCCATCGATTCCGGAACGATCATCGTCGACGGCCACAACCTCTATGGCGAAGGCGCGGACATCAACCGCATCCGCATGGAAGTGGGCATGGTGTTTCAGAATTTCAACCTCTTTCGCCATAAGTCGGTGCTCGACAACCTCACCCTGGCGCCGATCAAGCTCAAGATGATGGGACGCGCCCAGGCCGAGGAGCTGGCCATGAGCCTGCTCGATAAGGTGGGGATGCGCGACCGGGCCCACCATTTCCCGGTTCAGCTCTCCGGCGGCCAGCAGCAGCGGGTGGCCATTGCCCGGGCGCTGGCCATGGAGCCGAAGATCATGCTTTTCGACGAGCCGACCTCGGCGCTCGACCCGGAGATGATCAACGAGGTGCTGGAGGTCATGGTGGCCCTGGCCCGGGAAGGCATGACCATGGTGGTGGTGACCCACGAAATGGGCTTTGCCCGCGAGGTGGCCGACACGGTGGTGTTCATGGATGCCGGCGCCATCGTCGAAGTGGCGCCGCCACAGGCGTTTTTCACCACCCCCCAAAATCCGCGCAGTCAGCTGTTCCTCAAACAGATCTTGGCTCCGGCCACCCGGTGA
- the kdsA gene encoding 3-deoxy-8-phosphooctulonate synthase has translation MIKPVSIQPTPAGPITIGPGAPLLLMAGPCVLESGDLAWEIAREMKAIAARLGVSYVFKASFDKANRTSLSSFRGPGAEKGLRILGRLRAEVGVPVVSDIHEPGQAELAADCLDILQIPAFLCRQTDLLMAAARTGKVVNVKKGQFVSPWDMEHAVNKLRGAGTEKILLTERGASFGYNNLVVDMRSLVVMRAFGYPVVFDATHSVQLPGGAGGSSGGQREFIPALARAAMAVGIDGLFLEVHPQPDKALCDGPNSLPLDQVEPLLKQLLAVRQAVSGVIDAA, from the coding sequence ATGATCAAACCTGTCAGCATCCAACCAACTCCAGCGGGTCCGATCACCATCGGCCCGGGCGCGCCGCTGTTGCTCATGGCCGGTCCCTGCGTGCTGGAAAGCGGCGACCTGGCCTGGGAAATAGCCCGGGAGATGAAAGCCATTGCCGCCCGTCTCGGCGTTTCCTATGTGTTCAAGGCCTCGTTCGACAAGGCCAACCGCACCTCGCTCAGCTCTTTTCGCGGACCTGGGGCCGAGAAAGGGCTGCGTATCCTTGGCCGTCTGCGCGCCGAGGTCGGCGTGCCGGTGGTGTCCGACATCCATGAGCCGGGCCAAGCCGAGCTGGCCGCCGACTGTCTCGATATCCTCCAGATTCCAGCCTTTCTCTGCCGCCAGACCGATCTGTTGATGGCCGCCGCCCGCACCGGCAAGGTGGTCAACGTCAAGAAGGGGCAATTCGTCTCGCCCTGGGACATGGAGCACGCGGTCAACAAATTGCGTGGCGCGGGCACGGAGAAAATCCTGCTCACCGAGCGCGGCGCCAGCTTCGGCTACAACAATCTGGTGGTGGACATGCGATCGCTGGTGGTGATGCGCGCTTTCGGCTACCCAGTGGTCTTTGACGCCACCCACTCGGTGCAGCTGCCGGGCGGGGCGGGCGGGAGCTCCGGCGGGCAGCGCGAGTTCATTCCTGCTCTGGCGCGCGCGGCCATGGCCGTGGGCATCGACGGTTTGTTCCTCGAGGTTCATCCGCAGCCGGACAAGGCTCTGTGCGACGGCCCCAATTCCCTGCCGCTCGATCAAGTCGAGCCCCTGCTCAAACAACTGCTGGCGGTGCGCCAAGCGGTGAGCGGAGTGATCGATGCAGCGTGA
- a CDS encoding basic amino acid ABC transporter substrate-binding protein, producing the protein MIHKLFTALLLLATLCSPVAAETTITFATDATWPPMEFVNDQKQVVGYAIEFMTAAGKEAGFTPVFKNTAWDGIFAGLAAKKYDAIVSSVSITEERKKAMDFSEPYFTVRQALIVGKASTAKSLADLKGQKVGGQIGTTGYFAIKAAAGVEAKSYDEVGLAMEDLNVGRIAAVVCDDPVAANYAMDKYKDTLKIAAIIETGEAEHYGVAVNKGNAETLALINKGIAAVKAKGLDQELKKKWIGQ; encoded by the coding sequence ATGATCCACAAACTATTCACCGCCCTGTTGCTGCTGGCCACCCTGTGCAGCCCGGTTGCCGCGGAAACCACCATTACCTTTGCCACCGACGCCACCTGGCCGCCGATGGAATTTGTCAACGATCAGAAACAGGTGGTGGGCTATGCCATCGAATTCATGACCGCCGCCGGCAAAGAAGCGGGCTTCACGCCGGTATTCAAGAACACCGCCTGGGACGGCATATTCGCCGGCTTGGCCGCCAAGAAGTACGATGCCATTGTCAGCTCGGTGTCGATCACCGAGGAACGGAAAAAGGCGATGGACTTCAGCGAGCCCTACTTCACCGTCCGTCAAGCCCTGATCGTGGGCAAGGCATCGACCGCCAAGAGCCTGGCCGACCTCAAGGGGCAGAAGGTGGGCGGCCAGATCGGCACCACCGGTTATTTCGCCATCAAGGCCGCCGCCGGGGTGGAAGCCAAATCCTACGACGAAGTCGGCCTGGCCATGGAGGATCTGAATGTCGGCCGCATTGCCGCGGTGGTCTGCGACGATCCGGTGGCCGCCAACTACGCCATGGACAAGTACAAGGACACCCTCAAGATCGCCGCCATTATCGAGACCGGCGAAGCCGAGCATTACGGCGTGGCCGTCAACAAGGGCAATGCCGAAACCCTGGCCCTGATCAACAAGGGCATCGCCGCGGTCAAAGCCAAGGGCCTTGACCAAGAACTGAAGAAAAAATGGATCGGTCAATGA
- a CDS encoding KdsC family phosphatase — MQRDGCGMPGGGYPTDCELTEALRNRAMARNRPVERGAAWLAALPQARQIRLLLLDVDGVLTDGTITYTSGGGETKSFNTQDGLGIKLLQDSGVAVGIITARTSEAVARRAQDLRLAHVFQGKQDKLTVYESILKQTGLRPPQTGFMGDDLMDLPILNRVGLAVAPANAVAEIRQRVHYTTERGGGHGAVREVCDLILEAQGNLARMQATFDR; from the coding sequence ATGCAGCGTGACGGTTGCGGTATGCCGGGTGGCGGCTATCCCACCGATTGCGAGCTGACCGAGGCTCTGCGCAACCGGGCCATGGCCCGCAACCGGCCGGTGGAACGCGGTGCGGCCTGGCTGGCGGCCCTGCCCCAGGCGCGGCAAATACGGCTGTTGCTGCTCGATGTTGACGGCGTGCTCACCGACGGCACCATCACCTACACCTCTGGCGGCGGCGAGACCAAGAGCTTCAACACCCAGGACGGCCTGGGGATCAAGCTGCTTCAGGACAGCGGCGTGGCGGTGGGCATCATCACGGCCCGCACCTCGGAGGCGGTGGCGCGTCGCGCCCAGGATCTACGTCTGGCCCATGTCTTCCAGGGCAAGCAGGACAAACTGACTGTGTACGAATCCATCCTCAAGCAAACCGGTCTGCGGCCGCCGCAAACCGGGTTCATGGGCGACGACCTGATGGATCTGCCGATTCTCAACCGGGTTGGCCTCGCCGTGGCGCCGGCCAACGCGGTGGCCGAGATCCGCCAGCGGGTCCACTATACCACCGAGCGCGGCGGCGGGCATGGCGCGGTCCGCGAGGTCTGCGACTTGATTCTCGAGGCGCAGGGCAATCTGGCGCGCATG
- a CDS encoding amino acid ABC transporter permease, with the protein MSEPEITKIEVGDGAAIPRPEDKGLVSAWWIALFGAITLLVLLPWMKPDPYLNILRFVPDGILITFEVTVLSITLAIVIGLLTGLGRLSRNRVINLIASLYVEVVRGIPLLVQLFYIYYALGRFVRVPDMVAAVIAMAFCYGAYMGEVFRAGIKSIDFGQTEAALSLGFNHRQTMAYVILPQAWRTILPPVGNEFIALLKDTSLVSILAVADILRRGREYASESFNYFETYTMIALIYLLITLILSKCISIMEHRLSHYERR; encoded by the coding sequence ATGTCTGAACCTGAAATCACCAAAATCGAAGTCGGCGACGGTGCCGCCATTCCCCGGCCGGAAGACAAGGGGTTGGTTTCCGCCTGGTGGATCGCCCTGTTTGGGGCCATAACCCTGCTTGTCCTCTTGCCGTGGATGAAGCCGGATCCTTACCTCAACATCCTCCGTTTCGTGCCCGACGGCATCCTGATCACCTTCGAGGTCACGGTGCTGTCGATCACGCTTGCCATCGTCATCGGCTTATTGACCGGCCTGGGCCGACTGTCGCGCAACCGGGTGATCAACCTGATCGCCTCGCTGTATGTCGAGGTGGTGCGCGGCATCCCGCTGCTGGTGCAGCTGTTCTACATCTACTACGCCCTGGGCCGTTTTGTCCGCGTTCCGGACATGGTGGCGGCGGTAATCGCCATGGCCTTCTGTTACGGGGCCTACATGGGCGAGGTCTTTCGCGCTGGCATTAAATCGATTGATTTCGGGCAGACCGAGGCGGCCTTGTCGCTTGGCTTCAACCACCGCCAAACCATGGCCTACGTCATCCTTCCCCAGGCCTGGCGGACCATCCTGCCGCCGGTGGGCAACGAGTTCATCGCCCTGCTGAAGGACACATCGCTGGTCTCGATTCTGGCGGTGGCCGATATTCTGCGACGCGGGCGGGAATACGCCTCGGAGAGCTTCAACTATTTCGAGACCTATACCATGATCGCCCTGATTTACTTGCTGATCACCCTGATCCTGTCCAAATGCATCAGCATCATGGAACACCGATTGAGCCATTATGAACGCCGCTGA
- a CDS encoding CTP synthase has protein sequence MKASLSKKTKFIFITGGVLSSLGKGLSAASIGALLESRGLTVTFQKLDPYINVDPGTMNPFQHGEVYVTNDGAETDLDMGHYERFTNAVMGKQNNYTSGRIYYSVIMKERRGEYLGGTVQVIPHITDEIKEAVVQLDGSADVAIIEIGGTVGDIEGLPFIEAIRQLRTDLGKEYTLFIHLTLVPYIKTAGEVKTKPTQHSVKELLASGIQPDILMCRTEEPLSDDLKKKIALFCNVDANAVISAVDVESIYELPLKLRQEGVDDRILEKLGIWTGSPNIEPWERLVRKIKNPKATVTIGITGKYVDLKESYKSLHEALIHGGIANETKVALQYISADELEDGTDLEKLDHCDAILVPGGFGSRGMEGKIQAVTYARERKVPFFGICLGMQLAVVEFARNIAKIDGAHSVEFNPATPHPVIYLMTEWFDFRTGKIEKRDQHSDMGGTLRLGAYPCALKPGTFAAAAYGQEEISERHRHRYEFNNAYRQQLEEAGLIVSGTSPDGTLVEIIELADHPWFLGCQFHPEFQSKPMKAHPLFRDFIKAAITYKKGGKA, from the coding sequence ATGAAAGCTTCCCTGAGCAAGAAAACAAAATTCATTTTTATTACCGGCGGCGTCCTTTCCTCGCTGGGCAAGGGGCTTTCCGCCGCTTCCATCGGCGCCCTGCTGGAATCGCGAGGCCTGACCGTCACCTTCCAGAAGCTCGACCCCTACATCAACGTCGATCCCGGCACCATGAACCCTTTCCAGCACGGTGAGGTCTACGTCACCAACGACGGCGCAGAAACCGATCTGGACATGGGGCATTACGAGCGTTTCACCAACGCGGTCATGGGCAAGCAGAACAACTATACTTCGGGCCGGATCTACTACTCGGTGATCATGAAGGAACGGCGCGGCGAGTATCTCGGCGGCACGGTCCAGGTGATCCCTCATATCACCGACGAGATCAAGGAGGCGGTGGTGCAGCTCGACGGGAGCGCCGATGTGGCCATCATCGAGATTGGCGGCACGGTGGGCGACATCGAAGGCTTGCCCTTCATCGAGGCCATCCGCCAGCTGCGCACCGATCTGGGCAAGGAATACACCTTGTTCATCCACTTGACGCTGGTGCCCTACATCAAGACCGCCGGCGAGGTCAAGACCAAGCCGACCCAGCATTCGGTCAAGGAGCTGCTGGCCTCGGGCATCCAGCCCGACATCCTCATGTGCCGCACCGAGGAACCGCTCAGCGACGATCTCAAGAAGAAGATCGCCCTCTTTTGCAACGTCGACGCCAACGCGGTCATCTCGGCCGTGGATGTCGAAAGTATCTACGAACTGCCGCTCAAGCTCCGGCAGGAGGGGGTGGATGACCGCATCCTGGAGAAGCTGGGCATCTGGACCGGGTCGCCGAACATCGAGCCGTGGGAGCGGTTGGTGCGCAAGATCAAGAATCCCAAGGCCACGGTGACCATCGGCATCACCGGCAAGTATGTCGATCTCAAGGAATCCTACAAGAGTTTGCACGAGGCTCTGATCCATGGCGGCATCGCCAACGAGACCAAGGTGGCCTTGCAGTATATCAGCGCCGACGAACTGGAGGACGGCACCGATCTGGAGAAGCTTGACCACTGTGACGCCATCCTCGTCCCCGGCGGTTTCGGCAGCCGCGGCATGGAAGGTAAGATCCAGGCCGTGACCTATGCCCGCGAGCGCAAGGTGCCATTTTTCGGCATCTGTCTGGGCATGCAGTTGGCGGTTGTCGAGTTCGCGCGCAACATCGCCAAGATCGATGGAGCGCATTCGGTCGAGTTCAATCCGGCCACTCCGCACCCGGTGATCTATCTGATGACCGAGTGGTTCGATTTCCGAACCGGCAAGATCGAGAAACGCGACCAGCATTCCGACATGGGCGGCACCCTGCGGCTCGGCGCCTATCCCTGCGCCCTCAAGCCCGGCACCTTCGCCGCCGCCGCCTACGGCCAGGAAGAGATCAGCGAGCGGCATCGCCACCGCTACGAGTTCAACAACGCCTACCGCCAGCAGTTGGAGGAAGCCGGTCTGATCGTCAGCGGTACCTCGCCCGACGGCACCCTGGTGGAGATCATCGAACTGGCCGACCATCCCTGGTTCCTCGGCTGCCAGTTCCATCCGGAATTCCAGTCCAAACCGATGAAGGCCCACCCCCTGTTCCGCGACTTCATCAAGGCGGCGATCACCTACAAGAAAGGCGGCAAGGCGTGA